The genome window TTAACTTTCCAGAGATTGACAAGAAGATAAGGTTGCCTGTTGTAAGGCCCGCAGAGATGCTCAGAATTAGGCTTAGGAAAGAGGAGATAGCGAAAGCTAAGGACAAGATTACAATAGAGGTGATTCAGCAATGACAGTGGAGGTTTACAAGTTTACGTGCATCATCTGCCCGCTTAGCTGTGATATTGAAGTGAAAGTAGAGAACGGAGAGATTAAGGAAATCAAAGGCTACACATGTCCAAGAGGAAAAGAATGGGCTATCGAGGAGATTACAAATCCTAAACGTGTTGTCATGAGCGTAATTAAAGTCAAGAACGGCAATATGCCAACAGTTTCAGTTAAGACAGACAAGCCAATTCCGAAAACAAAGATTCCAGAACTCATGAAGCTTTTAGCAGAGATTGAAGTTGAAGCACCGATAAAAGTTGGACAGATAATTCTTGAAAATCCTCTAGGCTTGGATACAAAAATAGTTGCAACGAGGGAAGTTGAGAAAGCTTAGTTTTCTTTTTCCTTTGAAAATATTTCTTTGAATTTCCTATAGATTTCCTCAGAGAGCACTGAAGGCTCCTCTTCTAGAGCAAAACATCTATGGAAGATTTTTATTTCCTCTTTGTTCCATGAATCTGCGTCACATATGTTTGGGCTTGTTGCCCATGTTCTTCTCTCATAGAGAATCTCTGCTGGTAGTTTGTCTCTAACTCTAATTGTTAGCGTTCTTTTTGTATGAGTGTACTCACCTTCTGAATCTTTCTCTGCAGTTATAATGCAATAACTATCTTTCCATTCTGCTTTTGTAATGTTCCAAGAGGAAAGGGCTTGTTTAGCAAATTCGAGAGGATGAGATAGATATTCACCATGTTCACTGGCATTTAAGACTTCCTTTGAAAAATTATCCTTATATGGGCCATGATAGTATTTGTAAACATAAATCTTGTCACCATCCTTTATAACATCAACCACTGTCCATGAGTGCCATCCCCATGAGATGGTCTGTCTGTAAAATTCATAAGCTCCACAATTCAAATATCCATAACAAAATATGGTGTTGTGCCCATTGATCTCCACCAGCTTTCTCCATGTATGATGTATTCGTATTTTGTCACGTTTTCAATAGAGGCTAGCACTGTTTCAGCGTTACATTCTTCTGGTGCTTTTCTAACCTTGTAAATAAAAGAGAAAGACAAAATTATTAGCAAGAAAATAAGTATGAGAAGTCTTTTCACCCTTTCGCACCTTTAAGCTCTTTAGCCCATTCTGGAAGCTTATATTCATATGTGAACTTTATGGTGTATTCTCCAGTGGCACTTATTGTTTCGTTTGAGTACAGATAGGTAATCTTTGCATTGCTTTTCATAGTGAGCAAGATAGGCTTGCCATTTTTGTCTACTAAGAGGACGCCAGCAATGTTTTCCTTGACGAACTTTTTCATCACATTGATATAATCCTGAATTTCACTGGCATTTTCGGGGTAGGACTGCATCATGCTTGGCGTTGAGATGTACTGCTTAGAAAGAACAAAGTGAACTTCATACTTGTCCCCCTGCTTCTTTATTTCAGTGATGTTCGCATCTGAGAGTATGTCTTTTACGTTCAATAACTCATCTCTGCTCTCAATGAGCTTTTCTAAAACTTCATCCTTCGGTAAATCCGGGTAGTACTGCTCATATGTCCTGTATAAATCGTTGAGAGTAAATACCCATGTACCGTTCTGTATCTTCCCGTTTTCGTTGGTTTCCATTCTCACATAATTTTTTGAACCATCAAAATACTGGAGCATTTTTGTTTTGTAAAATTTGTCGTTGGTATAAGTAGCTTTGATCTCTAAAAGTTCAAAGAACTGCTTTTCTTTCCTCTTGATGCCAGAGTATATATAGACTTCTCTCGTTAGTGAAGGGTACTTCATTACCATTTTTTTCTCGTATGTGTAGGTATCAATGCTGTTGATTGCTTTCAAAATTGTGTCTGTGGTTGGGGGTTTAGATGTTTGCAGGCACCCTGAAAAGCTCATAATTAGAATAACTGAAATAATCAATCCGAGAAGCTTCTTCATTTTTTCTCGACCTCACTAACCCATTCTGGGAGCCCATATTTATAGCTGACGGTTACGTTGTATTCAATGAACTCCTTGACTGTAAAATTCCTAACGGGATAAACTTCGATGATGTGCTTTTTCACTTCAAGCTTCACCGGCAAGGATTTGCTATCAACCCATACAATGCCCATTATGTTCTCTGTAACATTCCTTCTTAGCATATTTATGTAATCCTGTATTACTTCAGAGTTTTCTACATTTGTCTCCAGAAAAGTTGGAGCTTTCTCATAATGATTGACAAGTTCGAACGTAATTTTATAGAGAGTGCCATCCTTTTCGATTGATATGATAGTTGCGTTTTCAAGCATCTCCTTCAGCTTAGCCAGCACATCTCTAGTTTTTATTGTCATTTTAATGAACTCTTCTTTGCTCATGTTCTTGTAGAGCTCATCAATTGACACTTCCCCTATCTTGTTGAGTTCTGGGTCTTCCACTTTGAAATAAACATATGAACCATCAAAATACTGCCACAGCTTAAAGGTGTGATTTTCATTTGTCATTTGGGTGAACTCAAAAAAGTGAAGAGTTTTCCTATCTATTCCAACAACGCCGTGGATATTGTAAGTTCTGTTTTGAATGGTTCTTCTCTCGCTAAATTCATAGGTGTAAGCATTGACGCTATCAAGTGCACTTAGAATTGAACTCTTTGTTGGCTGTTGAGCTTGTTGGATGCAACCAGAAGCAATGGTAAATTCTAACAAGCTCACTAATAGAAGAACAGCAAGTTCTTTCTTCATTTCCTCACCAAAGTATATTAAACTATTGAGTTTGATAAAGCCTTCGCTGGATAAAAGTAAAAATGTCAAAGAGCCTCAAACTTTTGCAGAAATATTTTGAGATCAGTCTTAAAAGGCTCCTGAGCTTTGGAAATTTCCTCTTCCAAGAGCTTTCTGAATTCTTTTTCATCATCAGCTTTTTCTCTTAGCTCATTGATTGTCTCTTTTAATTTGTCAAAGTATTCTACGTAGGGTCTTGCTTCAAACAGTGCCTTTTCAATTTTCTTTTCAAGTTCAACCATATCTCCTTCCTCCTACAAACCAGTACCACCACTGTTTCTCTAAGTCCTCCTTCTGCCCAAGCATTATAAAGTATCTAATTAACGCCAAATTTAGGAAGAGCAGCATTATGACGAGTATATAATACGCTGGAACAGCTATTGCAAGGAATGCATAATAATCCCAGATGAAATGTAAGAAAATCGCCAGTGCAAAATAGTTGGTTACACTGTGGATTTTGCCTTCTGCTTTAAGTCCATACCCTACACCAACTATAGCACTCCACGTCGCGTGGGCTATTGGTGTTAAGAATGCCCTTGTTATAGTCGTTCCGACTCCATATCCAAGGCCGTATAGCAAATTCTCGGTGGCTGCAAAGCCTAATCCAGCAGCAACGCCGTAAACAACGCCGTCCATTATTCCATCCATCTGGCCTGCTTTGTAGGGCCATCTAATTGCTAGAGCTTTTGCTGGCTCTTCTACAATGCCAGCGGTTAAAGCTAGATAGAATGCTGTCGCTGGGAAGATAGTGTAACCAAAGTTTGCTCTTCCTGGAGTTAAAATGCTCTCAATTATGAAAGCGACTATAACCGAGAGAGTACCTCCGAGTATAAATGTTCCTATTACATATCTCTTTGGCTCTGGTTCGAACTTATCCTCATGATAAAAGTACCATAATAATGCCAATGCCGGTGCATAGGCGAAAAAGACTATCGTACTCAGCACATCCATGTTATCACCAAATTGAATTCTGATTTTGGGCTCTTAAATTTTCCTAAGGACTTCTCTCAACTGCTTCACAGTACTGAAGTTTAGGAGTTCATCTTCAATTGGCACAACAACTTCTGCATCTTCAATGTTGAATTTCAGAAGGAATGGGGAAACAATTTCCCTTAGAATGTCATTTCCATAAGCCCAAGGCGTAAAAGCTGGCAGAACAATAAGCTCATCACTCAGCAGAAAGATCGGAACTTTAATCAACGCTCCAACTTCATCCCTAATCCTAATTGCGGGATGTTCATGTCCTATTATGAACTTGTTTCCCTCAACAAGCTTATGTCCATGAACTATTTTCCAGCCGCTGATTTCAAGCTTATCAACAACCTCAATCCCAAGCTCTTTAACCCATGATATCCCAACGTCATGATTGCCTCTAATGACAACAATCTCCTTTACTAATGGAGAAATTTCCTCAAAAAATGCCTTTAACTCGAGCTTCTCCCTTTTAAACGGGACAAAGGAATGCTTCAAATCGCCGTTTATAATCAATCTTTTTGGTTTCTCTTTTTGAAGCATGGCTCTTAATGAGCTTATCATTTCATGAAATGCTTTTGGCAGGTATGCTCCCTCTCTAGCTAAGCTTTCCTCATATCCCAAGTGCAAATCTGCGATAATGAGGTTGTTCCCTATTTTCAATGCCTTATTTGGGAGAGGCTGGGGTCTCATGATAAACAATAGATTGCTTCGATTTTTAAACCTATTGAATTTTGTTAGGTAAGCAAAATATTTTTAAGTTCGAACTCTGAATTAATATCAGGTGGGAGATTTGGCATACATCGGATTTGCAAGGACAAATTTTAGTCCTTATGAAACGTATGAGAGAATTCTTGAAGAACTTAGAAAAAGGGGATTTAACATTGCGTTTTCCAAGCATCATTGGATGGGGGATGCTCCGTTTGGTTTGATAATTGCAGATAGTGATAAAGGAAAAATAGCAGTTAGATGGTCGCTGGGAAAGGTGTTTGAGCTTAAGCTGGAAGAAGTAAGCGACGAAGATTGGGATGAATTCATTGATGACACTCTTGAGTATTTAAGCGGAGATTGAATTAAACTTATTGTTAAAGACGTTTGGTTTAGAAAATTCTTAAATCATTACTTTTTCTTTGCCAATTTGGTGGTTCTAATGAAGCCGATATATCCTGAAGAACTCAAATACGGGCAAAAACCGAAGATGGTTGTAGTTTCATGTAGCGACTCAAGGATTCCTGGTGGAATAATCTTTTCAGATTGGAAATTTGTTCCCGGCCAATACTTTGAAATAAGAAACGCTGGAAACTGCTATCTCCTTTCAAAAGAGTCATTCTTCTATGCAGTGGCTCACTTAAAAGTTGAGGAAGTTGCAATCGTTGGACACAACAACTGTGGAATGATGAAAGCTTTGATAAAAGGTAAAGACGATGTTCCAGAAATTCAGAAGGCGATAGATCTCATAATAGGGAAAGTTTTTGGAGGAGATCTCCCAACAGATGATGTTGATGAGTTGGCGAAAGAAAACGTGCACAGGCAAATAGAGCTCTTGCTAGAGGAGCCTTTAGTCAAGGAAAGATATGAAAGCGGAGAATTAAAGCTCAAAGGCTACTACTACGACTTCAGCAAAGGTGTCCCAGAGCTTTATTTGATAAATGAAAACGGCAAGAAACTTAACGAGAAAGTTTTCTAGATTTTTCTCTCTTGTTTAATCCGTTCAATTACATCGAATAAGCTCCACAAGTCCCTAATCACATGAAGGTGAGGAATCTGAGCTAAAATCTCCTCCCTCATGTATTTTGCAGTCATTGGGAAATAGTACCACACATATTCCGTATTCTCGTCTCCTACCCCAATAAAGCGCCAAGGCTTATCATCAACCCAAATGAAGATCTCATCGCCATATTTTTCTCTCACAAGCCAAAAAGCTTCACAAAGACTTAACTCTCTCCCAAAGACTATCACATCATCAAACAGCTCATAGAAACCGCTGACTCTTAGACGGTGTTCCTTCATGCCATCTATAAAGTCCTCAGCTGAGAAAGAGATTACGATGTGCCCTTCCTCTTTAAGCTTCTTTAAGAGCTCTTTTGCATTGTCAAGTTCTCTTGTGAGCTTTGCCCTTTCCTCAAACCAGGTTCTGAAGAATTTGGCTTTGAATATAAACGGTTGTTTTACTTTTCCGCTGTACTTTCCAAAGCGAGGCCTTTCAAGATGTTCCTCAATTCTCGTCAGGACTTTAGCCCAGAACCCTTTAAATGGAAGCCATCGAAAGTGCTTTTCTAAAGCTCTTTTAAATGCTTCCTCAATTACTGAATAGCTGTCAACTAATGTGCCATCAAAGTCAAATGCGATTATCATTTCTTTCACCTGCCCTAAGGTGTCATAGCGTTATCAATTAGTTATCCAATTAAAAGTTTACCTTGTAAATCAAGTGTTATGCTCTATCACAAAGCATATATTCTATTGACGACAAATATTCAGATGACCATCTAAAAGGTGATGCTTATGGGGAAGCAGTATCTACCCAATTTGGCACATAAAGATGAAATGCTCAAGGAGATTGGATTTGATAGTATTGATGAACTCTTTTCTGATGTTCCAAAGGAAGTAATGCATGAGTTCAATCTTCCAGAGGGAAAAAGCGAATACGAAGTTTTCCTTGAGATGAACCAAATTCTTGACAAAAACAAAACCGTCTTAGAGATGCCATCATTTTTAGGGGCTGGGACATACTTCCACTACGTTCCAGCGCATGTCAAGTACCTCATAGAGAGGAGCGAATTTTTAACAGCTTATACACCGTATCAGGCAGAGATCAGCCAAGGAATGCTCCAAGCACTCTTTGAGTACCAAAGCTTGATAGCAGAGCTTGTAGGTTTGGAGATTGTAAATGCCTCGATGTACGACTGGGGAACTGCTTTAGGTGAAGCAGCTTTAATGGCGGCAAGAGTTACCAAAAAGAATAAGTTCGTGGTTCCAAAGCACATAAGCCCAGAGAAGAAGAGAGTCCTTGAGACGTATGTCGCTGGGGCTGGAATGGAGATAGTTTATGTCGACTGGAATGAGAAAGGACAGATTGACTTGGAGAAGCTCAAAGAAAGTGTTGAAAACTCTGCAGGGGTTTATATTGAGATGCCCAACTTCTTCGGATTGATTGAAGAGAATATCGTCGAGGTTGGCGAAATTGCTCACGATAGCAAAGCTTTATTTGTTGTTGGAGTAGACCCAACAATTCTTGGAATAGTTGAAGCTCCCGGCGAATTGGGTGCGGATGTTGTAATCGGTGAGGCAGCTTTCTTTGGAAACCCAATGAATTTCGGCGGCCCAAGGGCTGGAATTTTTGCGACGAGGAATGATAAGAAGCTTATCAGACAGATGCCCGGAAGGGTAATCGGCATGACAAAGGATGCAGATGGAAAGAGGGCTTTTGTAATGACACTTCAGACTAGAGAGCAGCACATCAGAAGAGCAAAGGCGACATCAAACATATGTTCAAACGAAGCTCTTGTGGCGGTTGCAGCAGCAATACACCTTGCCTCTCTTGGACCCCAAGGCTTGAGAAAGCTCGGAGAAGTAATTCTGAAGAACACTGCATACTTCAAGAAGCGCATTAAAGAAGTTGCTGAGCTGCCTTTTGACGGAATAAACTTCAAAGATGTTCTTGTGCAGTTTGATGTGCCTTATGATGTAATTCATGAGTGTTTGCTTGAGAGGAACATTCACGGAGGCTTTTACTTAAAGCCTCACTTCCCAGAGCTTGGTGAGAGTGCGTTGTTTGCAGTGACGGAGACGACAAGAAAAGAATGGATTGAGAGCCTTATAGTTGCGTTGAAGGAAATAATAGCTGAGGCTGGACTGTGAGGTGGTGATGATGTTCAGACAAGCAAGGTGGGATGAACCCCTAATATTTGAGCTCTCAAAGCCCGGAAGGATTGGATTCTCACTTCCAGATCCGATTGAAGATGTTGAAGTTGATATCCCCGAAAAGCTCAAGAGAAAGAAGCTTGAGCTTCCAGAGCTGAGCGAGCCCGAGGTTGTTAGACACTACACAAGATTGAGCGAGATGAACTATGGCGTTGACAACGGAATGTATCCCCTCGGCTCATGTACGATGAAATACAATCCTAAGATAAATGAGGAAATTGCCGGGCATCCAAAAGTTGCTTTCATACATCCATACCAAGATGAGAGAACAGTCCAAGGTGCTTTGCAAATAATGTGGGAGCTTGAACAGTGGCTTAAGGAAATCACAGGCATGGATCGCTTTACGTTACAGCCAGCTGCTGGAGCAAACGGTGAATTCACGGGTGTGATGATCATCAGAGCATACCACATCGACCGCGGCGAAACTCAGAGGAACGAGATAATTGTTCCAGACTCAGCTCACGGAACGAACCCAGCATCAGCTGCGATGGCCGGATTTAAAGTCATTGAAATCCCATCAAACGAGCAGGGAATGGTTGATTTAGAAGCTTTAGAGAATGCTGTGAGCGAGAGGACTGCTGGATTAATGCTCACAAATCCAAACACCCTTGGCATTTTTGAAGAAGATATCTTGGAGATCGCAAAGATAGTCCACAAAGCTGGTGGACTGCTTTACTATGACGGAGCAAACTTAAACGGAATTCTTGGAAAGGTTAGACCTGGAGACATGGGCTTTGATGTTATTCACGTCAATTTGCACAAGACCTTCTCAACCCCTCACGGCGGTGGAGGACCAGGAGCTGGACCTGTTGGTGTTAAAGACTTCCTGAAGGACTACCTGCCAGTGCCAGTTGTTGAATACGACGAAGAGAACAACCGCTATTACCTAAACTACGACTTGCCGAAGAGCATTGGAAAAGTGAAGGAGTTTTACGGGAACTTTGCCGTTCTGGTTAGAGCATTGACTTATCTAAAGATTATGGGCAAGAGCGGACTTAAGGCTGTAAGCGAGATTGCTGTGCTAAATGCTAACTATCTAACGCAGAAGCTCAAGGGAACAAGGGGTTATGAGCTGCCTCACAAGGAGCTTAGAAAGCACGAAGTAGTCTTCAGCGCGGAGCCCATGAAGAAAGAGACTGGAGTCAAAGCCCTTGATGTGGCCAAGAGATTGCTTGATCATGGACTGCATGCGCCGACAATTTACTTCCCACTGATTGTGCATGAAGCTTTGATGATTGAGCCAACCGAAACGGTAACCAAGGAAGATCTTGACTATTACGTTGAAGTTCTTAAGAAGATAAGCGAAGAGGCTTATACTAACCCAGAGATTGTCAAGAACGCTCCGCACAACACTGCTGTAAGGAGAGTTGACGATGTCTTAGCGACAAAGAGGCCAATAATTACGTGGAGGATGTATAAGCAGCTCAAAGAAAAGGGAGAGATTGACATCTGAACTTTTCTTTTTGCTCTTTTGTTTAAATTTAAAAAGGAAAAGCTTTACTTTCTTCCATACTTCTTCAGCACCAATCCCAAAATCATGAGTGAACCCAATATAATGCCAATTCCTAGATATGTCGTTGAATTGCTCGTTTTCACCGTTATCCTGATGTCTTCCTGCTTGGTGAGCTGGTCGCTGTTGGCTTTTACAGTAATCTTGTAGTCTCCGGCATCAATGTTCTGAGGGCTGGTTATCGAGACCTTGAACTCTACGTACTTGTCCGGCTCAACCGATGCGACACTCTCTGGCGTTACACTCACAAGCCAGCCTTCTGGAGCATTCACCTCGAGCTGAACACTTGTTAAAGGACTTGAACCGCTGTTGTATACCCAGATGCTGATTTCTTTTGTTTCTCCAGCCTTCATGGTGAAGCTGTACTTCTCAAGGTCTATGCTCATGTCGTAGCTTCCTATGAGGTTTGCTTCGAGGCTGAGTTTCTTTGTTTCCTTGTTGCCCTTTGATTGAACCTCAAGGCTGAAGTTGTAAGTTCCGAGCTGGGCGTTGTTAGGTGGGATTACTACCACATAAAGCGTTTTCTTGCTTCCTGCTTTCACGAAAGTCTCACTTATGCCAACTTTTGACTTCAAATCCTCAACTATACGGTATGCCCAGTTATCCGGCAAGTCTTTAACGCTCAAGGCATATGAGTCATCTTGGGAACCGAGGTTCTCTATTTCAACCTTGTACTGCAAGCTCTCTCCCAAAACGGCGCTCTTTGAGGGTTCAGAGCATTCGACGGTAAAGTAGTAGGGTATCTTTTCGAGGCTGATTATACCCAAGTCAACGGTTTCTCCTGCTTTGATGTCAACGCTCTCCTCGTAGCTCTCGTATCCTTCCTTGGTTACCTTAATGGTGTAACTGTCCTCTGGAACTTCTATCTGGGCTCTTCCGTCTGGAGTTGTGTACACCTTTGCTACCGTTTCGTTTCTGCTCACTACCTCCACGAGCGCGCTCGGTATATACGCCCCACTGGACGAATCGGTAACTCTAAGTGTTATGACCCCATTTTCGCCGACATGCGTTTCTGAGACGTAGACTTCAAAGGCTATTTCCTCGTCCCCAACCTTTGCTTTAACTTCGTGAGTTCCAACCGGAGCATTGCTCGGCACTTCAATCACGAGCGTTACTGATTTCACAGTTTCCGCTGGTAAGTAAAGCTTCGTTACTTTTTCAGTTCCAACCTGAAAGTAAGCGCTCCAATTCTCTGGGACTGATGCACTTAGGGAAATTACCGAATCACTATTAGCTTTAATCGTTATTGGAAATGTGACCGTTTCTCCTGCTTCAACTTCTTTCCCTAGGTACTCTGCATAAGCCTCATACTTCTCCCCACTTTCCACGCTTAATCTTATCTCTGCTGACACATTACCTACGAAGGCATAGAGCTTATAATCTCCCTTAGCATCTTCTGGAACTTTGACGATGAAGGTTATCATCTTCGTTTCTCCATGTTTCAAATAGACCTCACTCACCTTGCTGTTCTCCGCGTAAAAGTATGCTTCAAAGCCTCTTGGAACGGCGTAGCTCAATGGAAGCAGGGCATCGTCACCTTCGTTGGTAATCATGAGCGTGAAACTCACTTTATCTCCCGGCAAAACGATCTTGGTTGGATAAGGAACCTCTATGCTCAGCTCACTTGAGCTTTCTATGTTTTTGACACCTTCAATGAGTAGTTTAACCCTCTTCTCTGAGAGCTCAATGCTTCCCATGTAAACCGTTATATCGCCATAGGTTACGTTCTCCCCAAAACTCAAAACATAGGTATCGTTTCCAATTTTTATTGCCGCTCGGTCGCCAGTCTTTGAAATGTCTATCAGCTCAACTGGAATCTCATTAACCTCTATAGTCTGCCCCAAGTAAAGATAAACCGCTTGGCTTGCTGTTGCAAGTGGCAAGAGGAAAAGCAAAAGTAAAGCGAGCTTCTTCATCTCTATCACCTCACGTCACTTCTCATAAAGATCACGTAAGCTACTACGAAGCTTATTATCAGTGGAGCTATTAGCAGGATTATGTGCGGAAGTGCAAAGGAGAGACTTTGCCCGATTGAGTACTTCTCGAGCTCTATTTGGGGTATTATGCCCCTGTTTCTAAGGGCTCTCACAAGTTGTGGATTGTTCATAATCTTGTTTACAATTTGAGGAGAAAACTTCGTAGACTTGTAAGGGTTTAGAATGTAGCTTCCGAGCTGTTGGAAGTTGTAGTAAGGTGAGAGGCTGTTTATCTTGGTTTCAATCCCATATCGTTTCTCTTGCCACTCTATGTAGTTCTTGATGTAGAGCTCCCAAGCATGCGGATTTTCCTCTCTCGACACTTTTGGTGGTTCTGGAGCTTCTCCAGCAAAATGACTTCCCAAGAGCGGGGCTATTGTGGGAAAGACTATCATGAGCACTAGGAACAGAATGAGTGAATACATCAAGGCGTTGCTACTACTCTTGGATAGTGCCGAGAAAGCCATTCCTATACCGAGGAAGAGTAGCAAGTATAAGTATGTAAAGAACATGAAGAGGATAATTCTTATTAAAGACTCACCATCTATTTGTAATCCCATGACTAATAAGGCCCCAAATGAAGTTAGGGTCATTACTACCATCGCAAGTCCAAGGGCTAAAGCTCCACCGAGGAATTTTCCGAGGATTACCTGGTCTTTATAAACTGGGTGGCTCATCAGAACTTTTAGTGTTCCCATTTCACGCTCCTTCGTTATTGCGTCAAAGCCTAGCGAAAGTGCAAATATTGCTCCGATGAGTCCTAGGAAGTTCTCCATCTGCCTGAACACGTCGAAGATGCTTGGCTGGAATGGGCTTTTCCCAGCTATATAACTTTCAAGCTTTGACTGGTAAATGTTGTAGCCCTGCCAAATTGAAACTATGCTTATCAGCAACAAGAATCCGAAAATTAAAAGGAAACGTCTGCTCTTTATATAGTCCTTAAACTCCTTCTCGGCTATTATTGTAATCATTAACTCTCACCTCTATCAGTCGGAAGCTCTTCTCCATAGGCAACTTTGAGGAAAATTTCCTCTAAGGTGGGCTCCATTAAATGCAGATCAAGAACTGTATAGCCCTTTGAGAGCAGATATTCGAGCAGTTCTCTTCTAACATCAGCTTTAGCATAGAGAACTGCCTTATTTCTGGCGAGCAACTTAACTTCCAGAGCGAATTCTGATAAATCTGGGAGAGACTCTTCTGTTTCGACTAAGATTCTAACTTTTTCTTTCAAAAATGCTCTCTTTAGCTCTTCTTTGTCTCCCATTGCTACGAGCTTTCCGCTGACTATTATTCCTA of Thermococcus sp. M39 contains these proteins:
- the gcvPB gene encoding aminomethyl-transferring glycine dehydrogenase subunit GcvPB, which translates into the protein MFRQARWDEPLIFELSKPGRIGFSLPDPIEDVEVDIPEKLKRKKLELPELSEPEVVRHYTRLSEMNYGVDNGMYPLGSCTMKYNPKINEEIAGHPKVAFIHPYQDERTVQGALQIMWELEQWLKEITGMDRFTLQPAAGANGEFTGVMIIRAYHIDRGETQRNEIIVPDSAHGTNPASAAMAGFKVIEIPSNEQGMVDLEALENAVSERTAGLMLTNPNTLGIFEEDILEIAKIVHKAGGLLYYDGANLNGILGKVRPGDMGFDVIHVNLHKTFSTPHGGGGPGAGPVGVKDFLKDYLPVPVVEYDEENNRYYLNYDLPKSIGKVKEFYGNFAVLVRALTYLKIMGKSGLKAVSEIAVLNANYLTQKLKGTRGYELPHKELRKHEVVFSAEPMKKETGVKALDVAKRLLDHGLHAPTIYFPLIVHEALMIEPTETVTKEDLDYYVEVLKKISEEAYTNPEIVKNAPHNTAVRRVDDVLATKRPIITWRMYKQLKEKGEIDI
- a CDS encoding DUF1667 domain-containing protein; the encoded protein is MTVEVYKFTCIICPLSCDIEVKVENGEIKEIKGYTCPRGKEWAIEEITNPKRVVMSVIKVKNGNMPTVSVKTDKPIPKTKIPELMKLLAEIEVEAPIKVGQIILENPLGLDTKIVATREVEKA
- a CDS encoding NEW3 domain-containing protein: MKKLALLLLFLLPLATASQAVYLYLGQTIEVNEIPVELIDISKTGDRAAIKIGNDTYVLSFGENVTYGDITVYMGSIELSEKRVKLLIEGVKNIESSSELSIEVPYPTKIVLPGDKVSFTLMITNEGDDALLPLSYAVPRGFEAYFYAENSKVSEVYLKHGETKMITFIVKVPEDAKGDYKLYAFVGNVSAEIRLSVESGEKYEAYAEYLGKEVEAGETVTFPITIKANSDSVISLSASVPENWSAYFQVGTEKVTKLYLPAETVKSVTLVIEVPSNAPVGTHEVKAKVGDEEIAFEVYVSETHVGENGVITLRVTDSSSGAYIPSALVEVVSRNETVAKVYTTPDGRAQIEVPEDSYTIKVTKEGYESYEESVDIKAGETVDLGIISLEKIPYYFTVECSEPSKSAVLGESLQYKVEIENLGSQDDSYALSVKDLPDNWAYRIVEDLKSKVGISETFVKAGSKKTLYVVVIPPNNAQLGTYNFSLEVQSKGNKETKKLSLEANLIGSYDMSIDLEKYSFTMKAGETKEISIWVYNSGSSPLTSVQLEVNAPEGWLVSVTPESVASVEPDKYVEFKVSITSPQNIDAGDYKITVKANSDQLTKQEDIRITVKTSNSTTYLGIGIILGSLMILGLVLKKYGRK
- a CDS encoding carbonic anhydrase; the protein is MKPIYPEELKYGQKPKMVVVSCSDSRIPGGIIFSDWKFVPGQYFEIRNAGNCYLLSKESFFYAVAHLKVEEVAIVGHNNCGMMKALIKGKDDVPEIQKAIDLIIGKVFGGDLPTDDVDELAKENVHRQIELLLEEPLVKERYESGELKLKGYYYDFSKGVPELYLINENGKKLNEKVF
- a CDS encoding ABC transporter permease subunit; the protein is MITIIAEKEFKDYIKSRRFLLIFGFLLLISIVSIWQGYNIYQSKLESYIAGKSPFQPSIFDVFRQMENFLGLIGAIFALSLGFDAITKEREMGTLKVLMSHPVYKDQVILGKFLGGALALGLAMVVMTLTSFGALLVMGLQIDGESLIRIILFMFFTYLYLLLFLGIGMAFSALSKSSSNALMYSLILFLVLMIVFPTIAPLLGSHFAGEAPEPPKVSREENPHAWELYIKNYIEWQEKRYGIETKINSLSPYYNFQQLGSYILNPYKSTKFSPQIVNKIMNNPQLVRALRNRGIIPQIELEKYSIGQSLSFALPHIILLIAPLIISFVVAYVIFMRSDVR
- a CDS encoding HAD family hydrolase; translated protein: MIIAFDFDGTLVDSYSVIEEAFKRALEKHFRWLPFKGFWAKVLTRIEEHLERPRFGKYSGKVKQPFIFKAKFFRTWFEERAKLTRELDNAKELLKKLKEEGHIVISFSAEDFIDGMKEHRLRVSGFYELFDDVIVFGRELSLCEAFWLVREKYGDEIFIWVDDKPWRFIGVGDENTEYVWYYFPMTAKYMREEILAQIPHLHVIRDLWSLFDVIERIKQERKI
- a CDS encoding metallophosphoesterase, which encodes MRPQPLPNKALKIGNNLIIADLHLGYEESLAREGAYLPKAFHEMISSLRAMLQKEKPKRLIINGDLKHSFVPFKREKLELKAFFEEISPLVKEIVVIRGNHDVGISWVKELGIEVVDKLEISGWKIVHGHKLVEGNKFIIGHEHPAIRIRDEVGALIKVPIFLLSDELIVLPAFTPWAYGNDILREIVSPFLLKFNIEDAEVVVPIEDELLNFSTVKQLREVLRKI
- the gcvPA gene encoding aminomethyl-transferring glycine dehydrogenase subunit GcvPA, with the translated sequence MGKQYLPNLAHKDEMLKEIGFDSIDELFSDVPKEVMHEFNLPEGKSEYEVFLEMNQILDKNKTVLEMPSFLGAGTYFHYVPAHVKYLIERSEFLTAYTPYQAEISQGMLQALFEYQSLIAELVGLEIVNASMYDWGTALGEAALMAARVTKKNKFVVPKHISPEKKRVLETYVAGAGMEIVYVDWNEKGQIDLEKLKESVENSAGVYIEMPNFFGLIEENIVEVGEIAHDSKALFVVGVDPTILGIVEAPGELGADVVIGEAAFFGNPMNFGGPRAGIFATRNDKKLIRQMPGRVIGMTKDADGKRAFVMTLQTREQHIRRAKATSNICSNEALVAVAAAIHLASLGPQGLRKLGEVILKNTAYFKKRIKEVAELPFDGINFKDVLVQFDVPYDVIHECLLERNIHGGFYLKPHFPELGESALFAVTETTRKEWIESLIVALKEIIAEAGL
- a CDS encoding PrsW family intramembrane metalloprotease gives rise to the protein MDVLSTIVFFAYAPALALLWYFYHEDKFEPEPKRYVIGTFILGGTLSVIVAFIIESILTPGRANFGYTIFPATAFYLALTAGIVEEPAKALAIRWPYKAGQMDGIMDGVVYGVAAGLGFAATENLLYGLGYGVGTTITRAFLTPIAHATWSAIVGVGYGLKAEGKIHSVTNYFALAIFLHFIWDYYAFLAIAVPAYYILVIMLLFLNLALIRYFIMLGQKEDLEKQWWYWFVGGRRYG